One window from the genome of Faecalibacterium sp. HTF-F encodes:
- a CDS encoding ATPase P produces the protein MIFKPAQLGMAKLDQQELVEDKKSCKKIGPCGVGKKALYLNSFYIDRRYYLPYGSISRVFKRVAMSSGGFTGKGMFASMAYLVVEYDGGKQKQCNFKDERDVDKLLEVLAKEQPQIHLLSAAGEQMLQKKEAEKASRKLPESELTDEARHSITVLRRAREYLEAKPALSDELSAAERRKRAQLQSKPVYRYVALAIFIMGIVSAAYGLYAVTTHTGGYGIYFALFGFAAIFLFSSYNMLPTAHNNHSAIMKRAEKAEAAMAEYVKHYPSGAFPVPSRYAHPIVLKQMSDAIEEGRAVTVPEALAAVESRLKSLNADVQVEQEEYDEVVVIKAMFLNHDYQ, from the coding sequence ATGATCTTCAAACCTGCACAGCTGGGTATGGCAAAGCTTGATCAACAGGAGCTGGTGGAGGACAAAAAGTCCTGCAAAAAGATCGGCCCCTGCGGCGTTGGCAAAAAGGCGCTGTACCTCAACAGCTTTTACATCGACCGCCGCTATTATCTGCCCTACGGCAGCATCAGCCGCGTGTTCAAGCGGGTGGCTATGAGCTCCGGCGGCTTTACCGGCAAGGGCATGTTTGCCTCCATGGCCTACCTTGTGGTAGAGTACGACGGCGGCAAGCAGAAGCAGTGCAACTTCAAGGATGAGCGCGACGTGGACAAGCTGCTGGAGGTGCTGGCCAAAGAGCAGCCGCAGATCCATCTGCTCAGCGCAGCCGGTGAGCAGATGCTGCAGAAGAAGGAAGCCGAAAAGGCCTCCCGCAAGCTGCCGGAAAGCGAGCTGACCGACGAAGCCCGCCACAGCATCACGGTGCTGCGCAGGGCAAGGGAATATCTGGAAGCAAAGCCTGCCCTCTCCGATGAGCTCAGCGCAGCCGAGCGCCGCAAGCGCGCCCAGCTGCAGAGCAAGCCGGTGTACCGCTATGTGGCGCTGGCCATCTTTATCATGGGCATCGTCTCTGCGGCCTACGGCCTGTATGCCGTCACCACCCATACCGGCGGCTATGGCATCTACTTTGCGCTGTTCGGCTTTGCAGCCATCTTCCTGTTCTCCAGCTACAACATGCTGCCCACCGCCCACAACAACCACAGCGCCATCATGAAGCGGGCCGAGAAGGCTGAAGCTGCCATGGCGGAGTACGTGAAGCACTACCCCAGCGGTGCGTTCCCGGTGCCCAGCCGGTATGCCCATCCCATCGTGCTCAAGCAGATGAGCGATGCCATTGAAGAGGGCCGCGCCGTCACGGTGCCGGAAGCCCTTGCTGCCGTGGAAAGCCGCCTGAAGTCCCTGAACGCAGATGTGCAGGTGGAACAGGAGGAGTACGACGAGGTGGTGGTCATCAAGGCCATGTTCCTCAACCACGATTATCAATAA
- a CDS encoding type III pantothenate kinase: protein MILTVNIGNTHITVGGYEQDTLRFCGRLHSDMDATVDEYAIRLVNLLSLHGAAPDQIEGGILGSVVPVLSGRVLSALHILCKARILTVGPGLKSGIKLRLDNPAQLGAELLCGAVAALSECSGPLVVISADTAISMMAVNAKQELVGGVILPGPQLSLSALVKNTAQLPQIDLAAKAPASILGKSTSSCLQNGFVLGTASLLDGLAERFCAELGPHTAFYATGSLPAAIREACRTPILYRETLITDGLYRIWMKNKKG from the coding sequence ATGATACTCACCGTTAACATCGGCAACACCCATATCACTGTGGGCGGCTACGAACAGGACACGCTCCGGTTCTGTGGGCGGCTGCATTCTGATATGGATGCAACGGTGGATGAATACGCCATTCGTCTGGTGAATCTTCTCTCACTGCATGGTGCCGCCCCCGACCAGATCGAAGGCGGCATTCTGGGCAGCGTTGTCCCGGTGCTGAGCGGACGGGTGCTTTCGGCGCTGCACATCCTGTGCAAAGCCCGCATCCTGACGGTAGGGCCGGGCCTGAAAAGCGGCATCAAACTGCGGCTGGACAATCCCGCCCAGCTGGGTGCCGAACTTTTGTGCGGTGCCGTCGCCGCGCTGTCAGAGTGTTCCGGGCCGCTGGTAGTGATCTCTGCCGATACCGCCATTTCCATGATGGCTGTCAATGCAAAGCAGGAACTTGTGGGCGGGGTGATCCTGCCCGGGCCGCAGCTTTCGCTGAGCGCACTGGTAAAAAACACCGCTCAGCTGCCGCAGATCGACCTTGCCGCAAAGGCCCCTGCGTCCATTCTGGGCAAGAGCACCTCTTCCTGCCTGCAGAACGGCTTTGTACTGGGCACCGCCAGCCTTCTGGACGGTCTGGCTGAGCGTTTCTGTGCTGAGCTTGGCCCGCACACCGCCTTCTACGCCACCGGCAGCCTGCCCGCCGCCATCCGGGAAGCCTGCCGAACCCCCATTCTATACCGGGAGACCCTTATCACAGACGGGCTGTACCGCATCTGGATGAAAAACAAAAAGGGATAG
- a CDS encoding carbon starvation protein A encodes MISFLLCLALLIIGYFVYGKIVDNTFGPDDRETPAVRINDGVDYVVMPQWKLFLVQLLNIAGLGPIFGALQGALWGPVVFLWITFGTIFAGGVHDYFSGMMSERNDGASIAEVTGRYLGPVMQNIMRVFSVVLLIMVGTVFAVGPAGLIVTLCKNGGMSGVVTTTLFWLIIILVYYFIATFISIDAIIGKIYPLFGICLIIMAVGVIFGIFTNPAYTIPEIWANFSNMHPSNTPIWSFMFITVACGAISGFHSTQSPLMARCMKSEKQGHFVFYGAMVSEGIIALIWAAAGCALYTITDGKMVGLAEALAAGQSAAIYDVCLKTMGKVGVALAMIGVVICPITSGDTAFRSARLTLSDWLKIDQDSYANRLKLCVPVLGVGAFLGIGNALGFINYTVIWRYFSWTNQTLAMIVLWAASMYLFKEKKNFWITAVPATFMSAVSCTYFVLAPECLGKMINTYADGKLVAYNTAVAYPIGIIFAIAMLALFIHATKKHTASQKA; translated from the coding sequence ATGATTAGTTTCTTACTCTGTCTGGCGCTCTTGATCATCGGCTACTTTGTCTATGGCAAGATCGTTGACAACACGTTCGGACCGGACGACCGCGAAACTCCTGCTGTGCGCATCAACGACGGCGTTGACTACGTTGTGATGCCCCAGTGGAAGCTGTTCCTCGTCCAGCTGCTGAACATTGCAGGTCTGGGCCCCATCTTTGGTGCACTGCAGGGTGCTCTGTGGGGTCCCGTGGTGTTCCTGTGGATCACCTTCGGCACCATCTTTGCAGGTGGTGTGCATGACTACTTCTCCGGTATGATGAGCGAGCGCAACGATGGCGCATCCATCGCTGAGGTCACCGGCAGATACCTCGGACCTGTCATGCAGAACATCATGCGTGTGTTCTCTGTTGTGCTGCTGATCATGGTCGGTACCGTGTTCGCAGTGGGCCCCGCAGGCCTGATCGTTACCCTGTGCAAGAACGGCGGTATGTCCGGTGTTGTGACCACCACCCTGTTCTGGCTGATCATCATTCTGGTGTACTACTTCATCGCCACCTTTATCTCCATCGATGCCATCATCGGTAAGATCTACCCCCTGTTCGGCATCTGCCTGATCATCATGGCTGTGGGCGTTATCTTCGGCATCTTTACCAACCCCGCCTACACCATCCCCGAGATCTGGGCAAACTTCAGCAATATGCATCCCTCTAACACCCCCATCTGGAGCTTCATGTTCATCACCGTTGCCTGTGGTGCTATCTCCGGTTTCCACTCCACCCAGTCGCCTCTGATGGCTCGTTGCATGAAGAGTGAGAAGCAGGGTCACTTCGTGTTCTACGGTGCAATGGTCAGCGAGGGCATCATCGCTCTGATCTGGGCTGCTGCTGGCTGCGCACTGTACACCATTACCGACGGCAAGATGGTCGGTCTGGCCGAGGCTCTGGCTGCCGGTCAGTCTGCCGCTATCTACGACGTCTGCCTCAAGACCATGGGTAAGGTTGGCGTGGCACTGGCTATGATCGGTGTCGTTATCTGCCCCATCACCTCTGGTGATACCGCCTTCCGTTCCGCTCGTCTGACCCTGTCCGACTGGCTCAAGATCGATCAGGACAGCTACGCAAACCGCCTGAAGCTCTGTGTCCCCGTTCTGGGTGTCGGCGCTTTCCTGGGCATCGGCAACGCACTGGGCTTCATCAACTACACCGTCATCTGGCGTTACTTCAGCTGGACCAACCAGACGCTGGCTATGATCGTCCTGTGGGCTGCTTCCATGTACCTGTTCAAGGAGAAGAAGAACTTCTGGATCACCGCTGTGCCCGCTACCTTCATGAGCGCTGTGTCCTGCACCTACTTCGTGCTGGCACCTGAGTGCCTGGGCAAGATGATCAATACTTATGCAGACGGCAAGCTGGTCGCTTACAACACCGCCGTTGCATACCCCATCGGCATCATCTTTGCAATCGCAATGCTGGCACTCTTCATCCATGCTACCAAGAAGCACACCGCTTCCCAGAAGGCATAA
- the xerC gene encoding tyrosine recombinase XerC — MASIMKRGDSYSVRYKYKDHSGKPCEGWESFKTRKEAQERKITVEKELLDGTFLVPDTMTVEEMLYKWIPIQSTKHKWSPKTYTQSVAMVQNLIVPYIGNRKVQELRTYDIEKFYATLAKTPCGQYVHGVKQKLSEKQKKRLLSSTSIHEVHTLLKTAFSYAVEWDLIHKIPLPRDAPKVNIEERTIWDEKTMLAALQTIENPALHLAVHMSMILSLREGEILGLQPSDLDFDAADGRGTISVSKTMQRANKDALEKLDPNQVYHTFPDRREGSKSSLILKKPTTKKSNRVLYMTKPLKEELLAWLEKLKQDEKNASEKYSNCGQLFRLPDGLPIAPELLTKWYRLWRAEHPEFEQIVFHGLRHSSATYQLLQSDGDFKSVQGNTGHATASVLMDTYAHTQDKPRLELTEKIEANFYSQDLAPAASQPRQNEKPAATKISGREILEAIRLMDADERRELTRALFA, encoded by the coding sequence ATGGCATCTATTATGAAGCGCGGAGATTCCTACTCCGTCCGTTACAAGTACAAAGACCATTCCGGCAAACCCTGCGAGGGATGGGAAAGTTTCAAGACTAGGAAGGAGGCGCAGGAGCGAAAGATCACGGTCGAAAAGGAATTGCTGGACGGCACATTCCTCGTCCCCGATACCATGACGGTAGAGGAAATGCTGTACAAGTGGATCCCGATCCAGTCCACCAAACACAAATGGTCTCCCAAGACCTACACGCAGTCGGTAGCGATGGTGCAGAACCTTATCGTGCCCTATATCGGCAATCGCAAGGTGCAGGAGCTGCGAACCTACGACATTGAGAAGTTCTATGCAACCCTTGCCAAGACCCCCTGCGGGCAGTATGTGCACGGCGTAAAGCAGAAGCTTTCCGAGAAGCAGAAAAAGCGGCTGCTGTCCAGCACCTCCATCCACGAAGTCCACACGCTGCTCAAGACCGCATTTTCCTATGCGGTGGAATGGGACTTGATCCACAAGATTCCCCTGCCCCGTGATGCCCCCAAGGTCAACATCGAAGAACGCACCATCTGGGACGAGAAAACCATGCTGGCAGCCTTGCAGACCATCGAGAACCCTGCCCTGCATCTGGCGGTGCACATGAGCATGATTCTTTCGCTCCGTGAGGGCGAAATTCTCGGCTTACAGCCGAGTGATTTGGATTTTGATGCCGCCGATGGTCGTGGTACCATCTCGGTCAGCAAAACCATGCAGCGAGCCAACAAGGACGCTCTGGAAAAGCTCGACCCCAATCAGGTGTATCACACCTTCCCGGACAGGCGTGAGGGAAGCAAATCCTCTCTCATCCTGAAAAAGCCTACGACCAAGAAGTCCAACCGTGTCCTGTATATGACAAAGCCCTTAAAGGAAGAACTGCTGGCATGGCTGGAAAAGCTGAAGCAGGACGAGAAGAACGCCTCGGAGAAGTACAGCAACTGCGGGCAACTGTTCCGGCTGCCGGACGGCTTGCCCATTGCACCGGAGCTGCTGACGAAATGGTACCGTCTGTGGAGAGCCGAGCACCCGGAGTTTGAGCAGATCGTGTTCCACGGTCTGCGGCACTCCAGTGCCACCTACCAGCTCTTGCAGTCGGATGGTGATTTTAAGTCGGTGCAAGGCAATACAGGTCATGCCACCGCATCTGTCCTGATGGACACCTACGCCCACACGCAGGACAAGCCCCGGCTGGAACTGACCGAGAAGATCGAAGCCAACTTCTATTCCCAAGACCTGGCCCCGGCAGCATCCCAGCCCCGGCAAAACGAAAAGCCGGCGGCAACAAAAATCTCCGGCAGGGAGATCCTTGAAGCCATCCGGCTGATGGATGCAGACGAACGCAGAGAATTGACGAGAGCCTTGTTCGCCTAA
- a CDS encoding carbon starvation protein A: MISFLLCLAILIVGYFVYGKIVDNTFGPDDRETPAVRINDGVDYVVMPQWKLFLVQLLNIAGLGPIFGAMQGALWGPVVFLWITFGTIFAGGVHDYFSGMMSERNDGASIAEITGKYLGPVMQNVMRVFSVVLLIMVGTVFAVGPAGLIVELCSQSGASGVLTSLLFWLIIILVYYFIATFISIDAVIGKIYPIFGICLIIMAIGVIFGIFTNPAYTIPEIWDHFGSMHPSGTPIWSFMFITVACGAISGFHSTQSPLMARCMKSEKQGHFVFYGAMVCEGVIALIWAAAGCSLYEVTGGLNTGLAQALAMGQSKAIYDVCSKTMGGVGIALAMVGVVVCPITSGDTAFRSARLTLADWLKIDQDSYANRLKLCVPVLGVGAFLGIGNALGFINYTVIWRYFSWTNQTLAMIVLWAASMYLFKEKKNYWITAVPATFMSAVSSTYFILAPECLGGLLNSKTAEGATIYNTAVAYPIGVIFAIAMLAVFLHATKKAAQKA, translated from the coding sequence ATGATCAGTTTCTTACTCTGTCTGGCGATCCTGATCGTGGGCTACTTTGTCTATGGTAAGATCGTGGACAACACCTTCGGCCCGGACGACCGTGAAACGCCTGCTGTGCGCATCAATGACGGTGTGGACTACGTTGTGATGCCCCAGTGGAAGCTGTTCCTCGTTCAGCTGCTGAACATCGCCGGCCTTGGCCCCATTTTTGGTGCCATGCAGGGCGCATTGTGGGGCCCGGTGGTCTTTTTGTGGATCACCTTCGGTACCATCTTTGCAGGTGGTGTGCACGACTACTTCTCCGGCATGATGAGTGAGCGCAACGACGGCGCGTCCATCGCTGAGATCACCGGCAAATACTTAGGCCCTGTGATGCAGAACGTCATGCGCGTGTTCTCGGTGGTGCTGCTCATCATGGTGGGCACTGTGTTCGCAGTAGGCCCCGCAGGCCTGATCGTGGAGCTGTGCAGCCAGAGCGGTGCTTCCGGCGTGCTCACCTCGCTGCTGTTCTGGCTCATCATCATTCTGGTGTACTACTTTATCGCCACCTTTATCTCCATCGACGCGGTCATCGGCAAGATCTACCCCATCTTTGGCATCTGCCTGATCATCATGGCCATCGGCGTCATCTTCGGCATCTTCACCAACCCTGCCTACACCATCCCGGAGATCTGGGATCACTTCGGCAGCATGCATCCATCGGGCACCCCCATCTGGAGCTTCATGTTCATCACGGTGGCCTGCGGTGCGATCTCCGGCTTCCACTCCACCCAGTCGCCTCTGATGGCCCGCTGCATGAAGAGTGAGAAGCAGGGCCACTTCGTGTTCTACGGCGCAATGGTCTGCGAGGGCGTTATCGCTCTGATCTGGGCCGCTGCAGGCTGCAGTCTGTACGAAGTCACCGGCGGATTGAACACCGGTCTGGCACAGGCGCTGGCCATGGGCCAATCCAAGGCCATTTATGATGTCTGCTCCAAGACCATGGGCGGTGTGGGCATCGCGCTGGCAATGGTCGGCGTTGTGGTGTGCCCCATCACCTCCGGCGATACCGCATTCCGCTCCGCACGTCTGACTCTGGCCGACTGGCTCAAGATCGATCAGGACAGCTACGCAAACCGCCTGAAGCTCTGTGTCCCGGTTCTGGGCGTGGGCGCTTTCCTGGGCATCGGCAACGCGCTGGGCTTCATCAACTACACTGTGATCTGGCGCTACTTCAGCTGGACCAACCAGACGCTGGCCATGATCGTTCTGTGGGCTGCATCCATGTACCTCTTCAAGGAAAAGAAGAACTACTGGATCACCGCTGTGCCTGCCACCTTCATGAGTGCGGTCTCTTCTACCTACTTCATTCTGGCTCCCGAATGCCTGGGCGGCCTGCTGAACAGCAAGACCGCAGAGGGCGCCACCATTTACAACACTGCAGTGGCATACCCCATCGGTGTCATCTTTGCCATTGCAATGCTGGCGGTCTTCCTCCACGCAACGAAGAAGGCAGCCCAGAAGGCATGA
- a CDS encoding histidine phosphatase family protein: MHTLYFTRHGETVWNVENKICGMTDSPLTERGRQQARELGEAVKASGVHIDEILYSPLSRAADTAMAIAEATGLPARCEPRLREQCFGKYEGTPRNGGEFRVSKTHFADRYDGGESMMQLAQRIYNLLDELKADTGKTYLLVAHNGIARVVQSYFYDMTNEEYAAAGIRNCELVEYHFE; the protein is encoded by the coding sequence ATGCATACGCTTTATTTCACCCGCCACGGAGAGACCGTCTGGAACGTTGAGAACAAGATCTGCGGTATGACCGACAGCCCCCTCACCGAGCGGGGCCGCCAGCAGGCCCGGGAGCTGGGCGAAGCCGTCAAAGCCAGCGGGGTGCACATCGATGAGATCCTCTACTCTCCCCTGTCCCGCGCCGCCGACACCGCCATGGCCATTGCCGAGGCCACCGGCCTGCCCGCCCGGTGTGAGCCGCGCCTGCGGGAGCAGTGCTTTGGCAAATACGAGGGCACGCCCCGCAACGGCGGCGAGTTCCGCGTTTCCAAGACCCACTTCGCCGACCGCTACGACGGCGGCGAGAGCATGATGCAGCTGGCCCAGCGCATCTATAACCTGCTGGACGAGCTGAAGGCCGACACCGGCAAGACCTATCTGCTGGTGGCCCACAACGGCATCGCCCGGGTGGTGCAGTCCTATTTCTACGACATGACCAACGAGGAATACGCAGCTGCGGGCATCAGAAACTGCGAACTGGTGGAATATCATTTTGAATAA
- a CDS encoding ketopantoate reductase family protein produces MKKIKTSALIGLGALGILFGRKMPGVQVIADEDRIARYSAEPVVCNGEECKFSYVTPAEGRPVDLLLVAVKATVLEQAIQDIAKFVGPDTVILSVLNGITSEEHIDAAYPGHTLWSVAIGMDATRTGRTLVFNQAGKIQFGERSGEMTDRVQAVADYLDECGIANEPCGDILYKQWNKLMVNDGLNQAAAAFDQPYGGLRQPGEAQDMMRAAMQEVIRLANLEGVPLPPDNDVRFIDTMMPTFNPEGMPSMRQDVLAKRPTEVEEFAGVVRQRAKKYGMPTPANDFFYTRIREIEAGYDQ; encoded by the coding sequence ATGAAAAAGATCAAAACCTCTGCCCTGATCGGTCTGGGTGCACTGGGCATCCTGTTCGGCCGCAAAATGCCCGGCGTGCAGGTCATCGCCGACGAGGACCGCATTGCCCGCTACTCTGCCGAACCGGTCGTCTGTAACGGCGAAGAATGCAAGTTCTCTTACGTCACCCCCGCCGAGGGCAGGCCGGTAGACCTGCTTCTGGTGGCCGTCAAGGCCACGGTGCTGGAGCAGGCCATTCAGGACATTGCAAAGTTCGTAGGGCCGGACACCGTCATCCTCAGCGTGCTGAACGGCATCACCAGCGAGGAGCACATTGACGCAGCCTATCCCGGCCACACCCTGTGGAGCGTTGCCATCGGCATGGACGCCACCCGCACCGGGCGCACGCTGGTGTTCAATCAGGCGGGCAAGATCCAGTTCGGCGAGCGCAGCGGCGAAATGACCGACCGTGTGCAGGCCGTGGCCGACTATCTGGACGAGTGCGGCATTGCCAACGAGCCCTGCGGGGATATCCTTTACAAACAGTGGAACAAGCTGATGGTGAACGACGGCCTGAATCAGGCCGCAGCCGCCTTTGACCAGCCTTACGGCGGCCTGCGCCAGCCCGGCGAGGCACAGGACATGATGCGCGCGGCCATGCAGGAGGTCATCCGGCTGGCGAACCTTGAGGGCGTGCCCCTGCCGCCGGACAACGATGTGAGATTCATCGACACCATGATGCCCACCTTCAACCCCGAAGGCATGCCCAGCATGCGGCAGGATGTGCTGGCAAAGCGCCCCACCGAGGTGGAGGAGTTTGCCGGTGTGGTGCGCCAGCGGGCCAAGAAGTACGGGATGCCCACCCCTGCCAACGACTTTTTCTACACCCGCATCCGCGAGATCGAGGCGGGATATGACCAGTAA
- a CDS encoding MATE family efflux transporter, whose product MSSNTKTLTEGPLAKQILLVSLPLAFSNLLQVLFNMSDVAVVGRFAGSTALGAVGSTSILVSLFTGFLIGLSGGINVLVARFYGARHAGDVEKTVHSAAIVSLIAGVVLLFVGLLGSPFMLRLLNTKDDLLPGAILYLRVYFLGMPALALYNFGNAVFSAIGDTKKPLIYLSIAGALNILLNLFFVIVCQLSVVGVALASAISQCVSAGLILRALTRVQDCYVLDVHKLHLDPDLTRSILGLGLPAGFQNAIFAIANLFIQAGVNSFDSLMVKGNSAAANADAMIYDCMAAFYMACASFMSQNYGAGKPDRVKKSFFISLAYSFGVGLILGGSLFLFGRSFLALFTTESAVIDAGMKRVRVMGLAYCISAFMDCTIAASRGLGKTIVPTIIVVMGSCVFRVIWVYTIFAHFHTIPSLYALYPCSWALTAAAEIVYYAHCYREAMKIFQHPKAEQLPDAL is encoded by the coding sequence ATGAGTTCGAATACCAAAACGCTGACCGAAGGGCCTCTGGCAAAGCAGATCCTTCTGGTCAGCCTGCCGCTGGCATTCTCCAACCTGCTGCAGGTTCTGTTCAACATGTCGGACGTGGCCGTGGTAGGCCGGTTTGCAGGCTCTACAGCGCTGGGCGCCGTGGGTTCCACCAGCATCCTTGTCAGCCTGTTCACCGGCTTTCTGATCGGCCTGAGCGGCGGCATCAACGTGCTGGTGGCCCGTTTTTACGGTGCGCGCCATGCCGGCGATGTGGAAAAGACGGTGCACTCGGCGGCCATCGTCAGCCTGATCGCGGGTGTGGTGCTGCTGTTCGTTGGCCTGCTGGGCTCCCCCTTCATGCTGCGGCTGCTGAACACCAAAGACGACCTGCTTCCCGGTGCCATTCTGTATCTGCGGGTGTACTTTCTGGGTATGCCTGCTCTGGCCCTGTACAACTTCGGCAACGCCGTGTTCAGTGCCATCGGCGATACCAAAAAGCCGCTGATCTACCTTTCCATCGCAGGTGCGCTGAACATCCTGCTGAACCTGTTTTTCGTCATCGTGTGCCAGCTGAGCGTGGTGGGCGTGGCGCTGGCCAGTGCCATCTCCCAGTGTGTTTCGGCCGGGCTCATCCTGCGCGCCCTGACCCGGGTGCAGGACTGCTACGTGCTGGACGTCCATAAGCTGCACCTTGACCCTGACCTGACCCGGAGCATTCTGGGGCTTGGCCTGCCTGCCGGGTTCCAGAACGCCATCTTTGCCATTGCGAACCTGTTCATTCAGGCAGGCGTCAATTCCTTCGACTCCCTCATGGTCAAGGGCAACAGCGCCGCCGCCAACGCGGACGCCATGATCTACGACTGCATGGCCGCGTTCTACATGGCCTGTGCAAGCTTTATGAGCCAGAACTACGGTGCTGGCAAGCCGGACCGCGTGAAAAAAAGCTTCTTCATCAGTCTGGCTTACTCCTTTGGTGTCGGCCTGATCCTGGGCGGGAGCCTGTTCCTCTTCGGGCGCAGCTTCCTTGCCCTGTTCACCACCGAGAGCGCCGTCATCGACGCAGGCATGAAGCGTGTGCGCGTGATGGGCCTTGCCTACTGCATCTCCGCCTTTATGGACTGCACCATTGCCGCGTCCCGCGGACTGGGCAAGACGATCGTGCCTACCATCATTGTTGTGATGGGCTCCTGCGTGTTCCGGGTCATCTGGGTCTACACCATCTTTGCCCACTTCCATACCATTCCCTCGCTGTATGCGCTGTACCCCTGCAGCTGGGCGCTGACCGCCGCCGCAGAGATCGTGTACTACGCGCACTGCTACCGGGAAGCCATGAAGATCTTCCAGCACCCCAAAGCGGAGCAGCTTCCAGATGCTCTGTAA
- a CDS encoding LysR family transcriptional regulator — protein MNITELRYLVAIRKWGSVSAAAKQLYAAQPNVSKALKNLEEEYGIRIFERSSTGMIPTEQGRHFIRQAERVLDEVDRLDLDARSRQSSCAELRVVLPHATYASYATVDFLQQMAESQQLRVHIRESGSMEALDHVLRRGYHLALLRYAEEDEDYYRRYCDRHGLHREPVMEFEYRLLTNREGPLAKCEVTDITQLNSYMEVLHGDFQLPGGEDSGLRWHTNPNRRIHVYERCSQFSILQNLPNAYMWASPMPKRALEQYHLVLRKCPAQRQRMKDVLVYPDRGTLRPEEQTFVQLLHKQAALTVK, from the coding sequence ATGAATATTACGGAACTGCGTTATCTGGTGGCCATCCGCAAGTGGGGCTCGGTGAGCGCGGCGGCAAAGCAGCTGTATGCGGCCCAGCCCAATGTGAGCAAGGCGCTCAAGAATCTGGAAGAGGAATACGGCATCCGTATCTTTGAGCGCTCGTCCACCGGCATGATCCCCACCGAACAGGGACGGCATTTTATCCGGCAGGCAGAGCGGGTGCTGGACGAGGTGGACCGGCTGGATCTGGACGCCCGCAGCCGGCAGAGCAGCTGTGCGGAGCTGCGGGTGGTGCTGCCCCACGCCACCTACGCTTCCTACGCGACGGTGGATTTTTTGCAGCAGATGGCAGAAAGCCAGCAGCTGCGGGTGCATATCCGGGAATCCGGCTCCATGGAAGCGCTGGACCATGTGCTGCGGCGGGGCTATCATCTGGCCCTGCTGCGCTACGCGGAGGAGGACGAGGATTACTACCGCCGCTACTGCGACCGTCACGGCCTGCACCGGGAGCCGGTAATGGAGTTTGAATACCGGCTGCTGACCAACCGCGAAGGCCCGCTGGCAAAGTGCGAGGTGACCGATATCACCCAGCTGAACAGCTATATGGAAGTCCTGCACGGTGATTTCCAACTGCCCGGCGGCGAGGACAGCGGCCTGCGCTGGCATACGAACCCGAACCGCCGCATCCATGTGTACGAGCGGTGCAGCCAGTTCTCCATCCTGCAGAACCTGCCCAATGCCTATATGTGGGCGTCACCCATGCCAAAGCGGGCGCTGGAACAATACCATCTGGTGCTCAGGAAGTGCCCGGCCCAGCGCCAGCGCATGAAGGATGTTCTGGTCTATCCGGACAGGGGGACCCTGCGCCCGGAGGAACAGACCTTTGTGCAGCTGCTGCACAAGCAGGCGGCGCTGACCGTGAAATGA